The window AGACCGCACAGCCATTTCTTCTACTATGATTTTATTTAAAGAAACATAATCTACAGTATCCTTAAGATCATCACTTATAGCACTTCTAGAAAGATCGGCCCTTACTTCTAGATCTACTCGGTATTCACTACCTATTAATTCTTCTTCGTGTAGACAACCATGGTTGGTATAAACTCTTACGTTTTCTAATCTTATTTTATGCATAGAACAAAGATAGGACGTACTGCGCTAGCAGTAAAATAAAGATTAAATTTGTACTCTTAAAATGAGTAGTAACGATGAGCGAAGAAACACGACCTAATAATTTTATAGAAGATATCATAGAAGATGATTTAGCAAATGGTCTTTCTAAGGATAAATTAAGATTCCGTTTTCCACCAGAACCTAATGGATTTCTACATATCGGGCACGCTAGTGCTATATGCCTCAATTTTGGTCTTGGAGAAAAGTACAATCAACCGGTTAATCTACGTTTTGATGATACTAACCCAGCAAAGGAAGAGGCAAAGTATGTAAAGGCGATTCAAGAAGACGTAAAATGGCTGGGTTATGAATGGGATAATCTATGTTTTGCCTCAGATTATTTTCAAGAATTGTATGATTGGGCGATTCAAATGATTAAAGACGGTAAAGCTTATGTAGATTCACAATCTAGTGAAGAAATGGCTGCTCAAAAAGGTACACCGACAGAACCTGGAGTAGATGGACCGTATCGCAATAGAAGTGTAGAAGAAAACCTAGCCCTTTTTGAGGGAATGAAGAATGGTGAATATGGTGAAGGTGAACATATCCTTCGTGCCAAAATAGACATGCAGTCTAACAATATGTTGATGCGCGATCCTATCATGTATCGTGTGGTAAATCGTGACCATCATAGAACAGGTAGTGACTGGAAGATTTATCCTATGTACGATTGGACTCATGGAGAAAGTGATTACCTAGAACAAATATCTCATTCCTTCTGTACGCTAGAATTTAAGCCTCATAGAGAACTTTACGATTGGTTCCTTGATAAAGTTGTAGATGCTGAAAAAGTACGTCCTAAGCAACGTGAATTTGCCCGCAGGAACGTTTCTCATACGGT is drawn from Nonlabens dokdonensis DSW-6 and contains these coding sequences:
- the folB gene encoding dihydroneopterin aldolase, which codes for MHKIRLENVRVYTNHGCLHEEELIGSEYRVDLEVRADLSRSAISDDLKDTVDYVSLNKIIVEEMAVRSKLLEQVAQRILNRIFKEESLVQYAEVKVAKINPPIGGDVQSVVIIMNEERK